TTTTAGTTTTACCTGCAGGTAATCGGATATCTCTCCTTTTTCCTCGTCGTTGTTTCCGTGCCCCAATTCCTATTTGGAATCCGATACCGATGCGCTCATGCCCATCCGGCCCTTTCTCCCCGAATAACATGAGATGAGATTTTCCATCTCCCAATCCATAGGCGATGCGGCCAATATTGACTTGATTCTCCAAATTGTGTGCGAACCCGGCTGCCCATCTTCCCCATGCGTGCTCAACCCCAAGAGTGGTGTCCAAGTGCTTCCCATTATTCGCTACGATCAAAGAGGTCACCGGACCATTCCAGTTGAAATCTTTCTTGACAGCCAGTTGTTGGGAGCGACTTCCAAAATCGGGGACGAGAGAATAGTATAGGTTTGTATTACCAGGCAGCCCCCATTTGGAAGCGAGCCGGGTGAATGTATCCGTTGGAGTTCCGAAAACGCGAACGCCGAGCGTCACTTTTTCATTAATCAAACTCCCGGCGATTCCCATCGCCATGAATTGGGTTCCTGGGTTGTTGATATCGGTCGCCGTAAGATAATTCAAATAGGTCCCCTTCCACCCGGTTTCATGCCATCCCAGAACGGCTGGAACCAAGGCTGTCTCATTCGTTTTAGGATTGTAAATGGTATCGAAAGCCAAGAGGTGAACATTCGTTCCCGTGCGCGTAGGAGCCGAGCTCGGAGGGATTAACATTGGCGCTCGTTCCCCCGGCCCACCACGCTGGGGCGCGGTGCACGCAATCAACGCAAAGGGAATAATCCCGGCACGAAAAAAACGAAGTGTTTTTCTTTTTTGTATGGGGCGCATGGAAGGTGAACGCCCCCCCCTTTAAATCCTTTGGGTTGTCTCGAAATTATTAGGCCAAAAACTAGATTAATTTCTTCCCATCCTTATCAAAAAGGTGAATCACATTCACCGGGCAGGAGTCGGCGGCCTCTTTGTTAGAAACGTATTTGTCCTGGTCGATCTCCCTTTCTTCCAGGGTGATTTGCCCTCCTTCCTCAGTGTGCTTGCTTTCCTTGAGGTCGGATTTCCCGTCGACGGGGGACATCTCCCAATAGTCAGGGGCCACCGCGGCGCAGGCGCCGCAGCCGATACAGTTGGGTCGGTCGTGCTGGATCTTGAAATCGGACATCAAAAAAGTCTCCCTTCTGGCAAAGGTAACCAAAGGGAGACCCCGAACTGTTTTAAAGATATGGGAACAGTGCTCCAACCTTCCGTTGGTTCCCGAAAGGAATGGCATTTTGACGGTATTTATAACCGTTTCCACCTTGGGATTTTGAGGGAAAGCCCCGTCGTCTAGTGGTCAAGGATACGAGACTCTGACTCTCGGGACCGGAGTTCGAATCTCCGCGGGGCTATGAGGAGGCTCCTACTTCACAGGATGTCGTACGCTTTTTCGCCGGCCTTTTTCTAAAAGGCCGGTTCCCGAATCTCCGCGGGGCTATGGGGGGGTTTCTGCTCTACAGAAACCCGCACGCTTTTTCGTCGATCTTTTTAGGAAAAAGGTCGGTTCTTAAATCTCCGCGGGCTGTCCATTTGATGGAGAAATAGCTTATGGATAATCCATTGCTCGAGAAGAATGTCCTTTTCCTGACCATGGATTCGTGTCGGTTTGACACCATGGTCAAGGCCCAGGCGCCAACGATTAAGAGTATTGGGCCTCTTCGGATGGCTAAAACCCCCGGGACATTCACTATTCCCGCGCATTTGGCTTTCTTCACCGGCCATCTTCCCAACGTTTTCAAGGACCCCCTGCCGTATTATTCACAGCAAGTGAAAAAACTCTGGTTTGTTCGCCATTCCCCTCCATTGTTTTCTGGAATCAATTGTGGGATACCATTGTTTGGGCGCACTATTTTCGATGGGTATGCTCGGGAAGGATTCCACGTCCTGGGAGTGGGAGGGGTTTCTCCTTTCCATCCAGACGGGGTGCTTCGCCCCCATTTCCCGGGAGAATTTTTGTATTATGGATTGTCTTCCCATCAGCATCCCTTCCAATCCGCCCGCAAATCCCAGTTCGCGCTTACCCACGTCAATGAAATCGTGGACCATTTGTCACCCCATGATAAGTGGTTTCTTTTTCTGAACGCCCGGGAGACGCATTACATGTATGACACGGGGAATGGGATTCCTAAAAAAATACGGGACTATTTTCCGGCACTGAAAACCGCCTATAACCTCCGTGAGCATACGGGAATGGAATTCCCTTCCTGGTTGGGGAAACGCCTGCATCGCCTGCAGATTGAAGCATTGGAGACCCTGGATGCCCGTTTAAAGACATTGATAACTCACCTCCCCGGGGAACAGGATATCCTGATGGTCATCTGTGCTGACCATGGGGAGAATTTGGGGGAAACCTATTTGGGGAAACCCCGATTCGGCCACGAAATCGCCTCTCCTCACGTGATAAATGTGCCCCTCCTCATTGGCACGCGTAATGGAATGAGGCCGGGCGGTTTCAAACATGGGGATTGGCCCTCAACGCTTTAATACCACAAAACCCTTCCATGCGTCCGGATTCCTATGGCTCCGGATGCACCTTCTCATTCTACCAAAAAAACCAAATACATCGTCGTCACCGGAGGGGTTCTTTCGGGATTAGGAAAAGGGATCGCGGCGGCTTCCATCGGCCATTTGTTTGCTTCCGCAGGGCTAAAGGTCATCCCCATGAAGCTGGATGGCTACTTGAATGTGGATCCCGGCACCATGAATCCCATCGAGCACGGAGAGGTATTTGTTCTGGATGATGGGGGAGAAGTGGATATGGATTTTGGACACTATGAACGTTTTTTGGGGGTTACATGCAAATCCGAATGGAACCTCACCATGGGAAAGATTTACGATTTTGTTCGACAGAAAGAGCGGCGGGGCGATTATTTAGGAAAAACGGTCCAGTACATCCCCCACGTCACCAATGCCATCAAAGAGTTGCTTCATCAGGTGGTGGAGGAAGAGCATCCCGATATCCTTCTTATCGAAGTGGGGGGAACAGTTGGGGATATGGAAAACGAGTTGTATGTGGAGGCAGTACGGCAACTCCGGAAGGAAGTGGGGGAAACCAACATTGCTTACGTCCATTTGACGTATGTCCCCATTCTCTCCGCGGTGAAGGAACAAAAATCCAAGCCCACCCAGCAGAGCGTAGGTTTGTTACGCCAGCGGGGCATCCAACCCGATATCATCATTGGTCGGTGCAAGGAAAAACTTACGGATGCGGTGAAGGCCCGCATCGCCATGTTCTGCGACATCCGGAAGGAAGGGGTTATCACCGGCTTGGATGTGGATGACGTGTACAAAATTCCTATCGTGTATTACGAGGAAGGGATTCTCACCCAGCTCAATAGCAAATTGGGCTTGGATGCCAAACCCTGCATCCAGGATTGGGAACCCTTCCTCCGCCGCCACTCCGAGAAAAAGGCCCGCATTGCCATCTGCGGGAAATACACTTCATTAGGGGATTCCTATGCCTCGGTCATCGAAGCCATCCACCATGCGGCCGCGCACCAGGAAGTGGATCCCATCATCCAATGGGTGGAGACAACCGCTATTGAGGAAGGGAAGGTGACGGTGAGCGAGGCCCTGAAAGGGATAGATGGGATTGTCGTTCCTGGAGGATTTGGCGGGCGAGGCACTGAAGGAAAGATCCAGGTTATCCAATACGCAAGGGAGCACCACATCCCCTTCCTCGGGCTATGCTATGGCATGCAGTTGGCGGTCATCGAGTTCGCCCGCCATGCCTGCCACCTCCATAATGCGCATTCCTCTGAAATTAATCCCGGCACCCCCCATCCGGTCATTGACCTCCTCCCCGAACAGGTCGAGATAAAAGAAAAAGGCGCCACCATGCGTTTGGGAGGGCAGGATGTGGCCATCCAAATAGGAACGCGCGCCCACGCCCTTTTCGGGGATACCACGCGCTTGCGTTTCAGGCACCGGTATGAGGTGAACCCAAAATACATTCCGCTCCTAACCCAGTATGGGATGATCTTCTCCGGGAGAGCCCCGGAACGAGAAATAA
The sequence above is drawn from the Candidatus Diapherotrites archaeon genome and encodes:
- the pyrG gene encoding CTP synthase (glutamine hydrolyzing); the encoded protein is MAPDAPSHSTKKTKYIVVTGGVLSGLGKGIAAASIGHLFASAGLKVIPMKLDGYLNVDPGTMNPIEHGEVFVLDDGGEVDMDFGHYERFLGVTCKSEWNLTMGKIYDFVRQKERRGDYLGKTVQYIPHVTNAIKELLHQVVEEEHPDILLIEVGGTVGDMENELYVEAVRQLRKEVGETNIAYVHLTYVPILSAVKEQKSKPTQQSVGLLRQRGIQPDIIIGRCKEKLTDAVKARIAMFCDIRKEGVITGLDVDDVYKIPIVYYEEGILTQLNSKLGLDAKPCIQDWEPFLRRHSEKKARIAICGKYTSLGDSYASVIEAIHHAAAHQEVDPIIQWVETTAIEEGKVTVSEALKGIDGIVVPGGFGGRGTEGKIQVIQYAREHHIPFLGLCYGMQLAVIEFARHACHLHNAHSSEINPGTPHPVIDLLPEQVEIKEKGATMRLGGQDVAIQIGTRAHALFGDTTRLRFRHRYEVNPKYIPLLTQYGMIFSGRAPEREIMQVLELPNHPFFMATQAHPELTSRPDKPNPLFHAFVGACVPIEKVLTERQTHNLGPHFP
- a CDS encoding sulfatase-like hydrolase/transferase, whose product is MDNPLLEKNVLFLTMDSCRFDTMVKAQAPTIKSIGPLRMAKTPGTFTIPAHLAFFTGHLPNVFKDPLPYYSQQVKKLWFVRHSPPLFSGINCGIPLFGRTIFDGYAREGFHVLGVGGVSPFHPDGVLRPHFPGEFLYYGLSSHQHPFQSARKSQFALTHVNEIVDHLSPHDKWFLFLNARETHYMYDTGNGIPKKIRDYFPALKTAYNLREHTGMEFPSWLGKRLHRLQIEALETLDARLKTLITHLPGEQDILMVICADHGENLGETYLGKPRFGHEIASPHVINVPLLIGTRNGMRPGGFKHGDWPSTL
- a CDS encoding ferredoxin, encoding MSDFKIQHDRPNCIGCGACAAVAPDYWEMSPVDGKSDLKESKHTEEGGQITLEEREIDQDKYVSNKEAADSCPVNVIHLFDKDGKKLI